In Trichoderma breve strain T069 chromosome 4, whole genome shotgun sequence, the following proteins share a genomic window:
- a CDS encoding methyltransferase domain-containing protein has protein sequence MAVHDGMGHGSSTQGMDNAWSNKNGNDTLEGGNPEMDASPSLPYSEDSAVAVTGMACKFAGAESLEQLWQILETGTTLYRDLPKDRFPDARFARRSYERPFKANTIDDVDAFDHKFFKVASREATFMDPQQRLGLQVTYQALESAGYFSRDTYTTGTERDIGCYFATCTNEYAENVATHPPSAFSLTGSIRPFIAGKISHHFGWTGPAIMYDTACAASGTAIHQACQAVATGDCNAAIAGATNIFVSPDTFQNLASGQFTSPTGASKSFDAAADGYCRGEGVAVVVLKKLSAAIRDGDPIMGVIAATGVNQNANEHSITVPHGPTQMNLYRKVLRRAGMHADDISYVEAHGTGTALGDPIESRSIRGVFGNHSRPHGDKTYLGSLKSNIGHTEATSGLSGLIKVILMMQKGMIPPQALLKNLNPAIGPMEPSGMAIATSKVPWNAQFKAACINNYGASGTNAAMIVAQPPNIKSRSSSTSVATYPVSITAFSPSSMSAYCSELLSFISQSDSASDDLALGIAYHLWRRRNPSLPFTACATVSSLQELKDFLSSTISREPLKNEIEQQPVVLYFGGQTGKMATVPRSFYDSSAIFRKRLDDCDATLRALGSPSIFPDIFEPGPHEDVVLLHSILFSAHFGQLTALCVSGVLSLHDGLQLITGRARLIQEHWGNDSGSMIAIEADLGTVKSLLAQHAHLGLDIACYNGPQSFVIAGSTSSVDALEAFLKSAPQPFQAKRLRVTNAFHSSLTEPLLQPLQDITEQLNFQSPKIPLETCSELGTWETATPALVTSHMRDPVYFHQAVERIAEQLGPCTWLEAGSGFGAAMVRRALGTQASANNIKSMSLESASSIEPLAEMTAQLWELARFWLEWKDLAPPAVEVPVPVSEPASLLQLLQKTSDGGEFRINTRCESWQTICSENYILDVQICSIASIMNLVSKAIDTIQNSPAQKNNVYNVEYLAQQSPIPAKSEDNLNLTVTRVKHSQSWNFIITSTANSSQTYVSGIVSAPSVSSERVKADFARFRRLIDTTLIKNLTNDDEADSVKGKAVYKSVLNVFQIPKSGQSVKEVSAKGNEAAGYLVSSFNNKYEAIEHFIQVPLLCLNGLQDIQENEVFVNMAMGQVIFEDSLDLLSGKNASWAVYLKFFGLDGPETTCDIFVCDTQSGQLSAVILDVTFSKLQVESLRQALGGSLTVAAPQSNKRATLIPPQPSRPVAIATPQPTRHITITAPASNASSTIPSPQFTPRRHSISSEEVIEDIEPVTTRPQTPDSSVDNESILSPDLPDVSKLLFELLGRIADVDVGSLRSDMSIFDLGIDSLMGMEVADEISKVFSIKIGVREFESAHNVGALCKLIADRTSGFSYNSDVSSRSPSDVPDTTGSKNTTLTSATSSMKLSGHEDPRPTKELSTAAHKAFDLIREEFDVIAQETGCDKFCSEIHPSQASLIVAYITEAFAKLGCDLSAINAGQKIPDIPHLPRNEKLMAQLMRALRDDGLLTQVHNDWVRTSKAVALQPTSSERYDRIIAEFPQFAPEHKLLHVVGSKLDECLSGELDPLVLLFGSPEKRKLMADQYLIAPIQASVSQQLVSFIKTCFGSQTLRQTVRVLEIGGGTCGTTLPAVNAFAQLGISVEYTFTDISSSFITAAKSKLREHTFVKFRTLDITQDPSADIKGYFDMIIATNVMHATPDVCKSSSNARQLLRPGGFLTLVEYTWRNYYLLDVIFGQLDGWWLFNDGRDHATMDVSDWKKTLLRAGFGEVDWTEGQTEESKICRIILAY, from the exons ATGGCCGTTCATGATGGGATGGGCCATGGCTCGTCCACCCAAGGCATGGATAATGCCTGGAGCAACAAGAATGGGAACGACACCTTGGAGGGTGGAAACCCAGAGATGGATGCATCTCCCTCCCTACCATACTCTGAAGACTCAGCCGTTGCCGTAACGGGAATGGCATGCAAgtttgctggagctgagTCTCTGGAGCAACTATGGCAAATTCTCGAAACTGGGACAACACTATATCGTGATCTCCCCAAGGACCGTTTCCCAGATGCCCGTTTCGCACGTCGATCATATGAAAGGCCGTTCAAGGCCAACACGATTGACGATGTAGATGCTTTCGATCACAAGTTCTTCAAGGTTGCCAGTCGCGAAGCCACTTTCATGGATCCTCAGCAGAGACTGGGGCTCCAGGTCACATACCAGGCTCTAGAGTCAGCAGGCTATTTCAGCCGTGACACCTACACAACGGGGACAGAGCGGGACATTGGCTGCTACTTTGCCACATGCACAAATGAGTATGCTGAGAATGTGGCGACCCATCCACCCTCAGCATTCTCACTTACCGGGTCAATCCGGCCGTTTATCGCAGGCAAGATCAGCCATCACTTCGGTTGGACTGGCCCTGCCATCATGTATGACACAGCATGTGCAGCGTCAGGTACAGCTATCCATCAAGCCTGCCAAGCCGTTGCAACTGGAGACTGCAACGCTGCCATTGCAGGGGCCACGAACATCTTTGTCAGCCCTGATACCTTCCAGAACCTTGCCAGTGGCCAGTTCACAAGTCCGACAGGGGCATCGAAATcctttgatgctgcagctgatgGATATTGTCGAGGAGAGGGTGTGGCAGTTGTcgtgctgaagaagctctctgCCGCTATTCGAGATGGTGATCCTATCATGGGAGTTATCGCTGCTACCGGCGTTAACCAGAATGCAAACGAACACTCCATCACGGTACCCCATGGGCCTACTCAGATGAATCTGTACCGAAAGGTTCTACGGCGTGCTGGTATGCATGCCGATGACATTTCGTACGTCGAGGCTCACGGAACTGGCACCGCCCTTGGAGATCCAATTGAGTCTCGAAGCATACGAGGCGTCTTTGGCAACCATTCTCGCCCACACGGTGATAAAACTTACTTAGGTTCACTAAAGAGTAACATTGGACATACAGAGGCTACTTCTGGATTATCTGGACTTATCAAGGTTATTTTAATGATGCAAAAGGGAATGATTCCGCCACAAGCATTGTTAAAGAACCTTAACCCAGCAATTGGACCCATGGAACCCAGTGGAATGGCCATTGCTACGAGCAAGGTTCCATGGAACGCTCAATTCAAAGCTGCGTGCATCAATAATTACGGCGCCTCGGGAACCAATGCAGCAATGATCGTTGCTCAGCCGCCAAACATCAAGAGCCGATCTTCGTCCACATCGGTAGCGACCTATCCCGTATCAATTACGGCTTTCAGCCCTTCCAGCATGTCAGCATATTGCTCCGAGTTGCTGAGTTTCATAAGCCAATCAGACTCAGCCAGCGATGACTTGGCATTGGGCATTGCTTACCACTTATGGCGCCGCAGGAACCCCAGTTTGCCATTCACTGCATGCGCAACGGTTTCCTCGCTCCAAGAGCTCAAGGATTTTCTCTCGTCAACAATATCTAGGGAGCCTCTAAAGAATGAAATCGAACAGCAGCCAGTTGTATTGTACTTTGGCGGGCAAACTGGCAAGATGGCTACCGTTCCTCGGTCCTTTTATGACTCTTCTGCCATCTTCCGCAAGCGTCTGGATGATTGCGATGCTACGCTGCGTGCACTTGGATCTCCAAGTATCTTCCCGGACATTTTTGAGCCTGGTCCACATGAAGATGTTGTCCTCCTCCACTCTATCTTATTCAGTGCGCA CTTTGGCCAACTCACAGCACTCTGTGTATCAGGAGTATTATCGCTTCATGACGGCTTGCAACTGATCACTGGACGTGCTAGGTTGATTCAGGAGCATTGGGGAAATGACTCTGGCTCAATGATTGCAATCGAAGCGGACCTGGGCACAGTAAAGAGTCTTCTAGCGCAGCATGCGCATCTCGGACTCGATATTGCTTGTTATAACGGGCCACAAAGTTTTGTTATCGCAGGTAGTACTTCTTCAGTGGACGCTCTAGAAGCCTTCCTGAAGTCTGCACCGCAGCCATTCCAAGCGAAACGATTGCGAGTCACAAATGCCTTCCACTCTTCCTTGACAGAGCCCCTGCTCCAACCTCTACAAGATATTACCGAACAATTAAACTTCCAGTCTCCAAAGATTCCCCTAGAGACTTGCTCCGAGCTTGGCACTTGGGAGACTGCCACTCCGGCTCTCGTCACGTCACACATGAGGGATCCAGTATACTTCCACCAGGCAGTAGAGAGGATTGCAGAACAACTTGGGCCCTGTACATGGCTTGAGGCTGGTTCAGGCTTCGGCGCAGCCATGGTACGGCGAGCTCTCGGAACACAAGCATCTGCAAACAACATCAAGTCTATGAGTCTGGAGTCTGCGTCGTCCATAGAGCCTCTAGCTGAAATGACAGCGCAGCTTTGGGAACTCG CTCGTTTCTGGCTTGAATGGAAAGACTTGGCCCCTCCAGCGGTCGAGGTTCCAGTTCCAGTCTCAGAGCCAGCATCACTCCTACAGTTACTGCAAAAGACCAGTGATGGAGGCGAATTTCGCATCAATACTCGTTGCGAGAGTTGGCAAACCATCTGCTCCGAGAACTACATTCTCGATGTTCAAATCTGCTCCATTGCTTCGATAATGAACCTGGTTTCCAAAGCTATTGACACAATCCAAAATTCTCCCGCCCAAAAGAACAATGTTTACAATGTGGAATATTTAGCACAGCAGAGTCCGATACCAGCCAAGTCAGAGGATAATCTCAATCTGACAGTCACCAGGGTCAAGCATTCGCAGTCTTGGAACTTTATCATCACTAGCACCGCCAATTCCAGCCAAACTTACGTTTCCGGAATTGTCTCCGCTCCTTCAGTCAGCAGCGAGAGAGTCAAGGCGGATTTTGCTCGCTTCCGAAGACTCATTGATACTACTCTTATTAAAAATCTCACGAATGACGACGAAGCTGACTCAGTCAAGGGAAAAGCTGTCTATAAGAGTGTTTTGAACGTCTTTCAAATCCCAAAATCTGGGCAGTCCGTCAAAGAAGTGTCTGCCAAAGGCAACGAAGCCGCAGGCTACCTAGTGTCTTCATTCAATAACAAGTATGAGGCCATTGAGCATTTCATCCAAGttcctctgctctgcttgaACGGCTTGCAAGACATCCAGGAGAATGAGGTTTTCGTCAATATGGCAATGGGACAAGTCATATTTGAAGACTCTCTTGACTTGTTGTCTGGTAAAAACGCTTCTTGGGCGGTATATCTCAAATTCTTCGGGCTTGACGGCCCAGAGACGACTTGCGACATTTTTGTATGCGATACACAAAGTGGTCAACTATCCGCAGTCATTCTGGACGTCACGTTCTCCAAATTACAGGTTGAATCTCTACGACAAGCTCTCGGCGGCTCTCTCACGGTTGCAGCCCCTCAGTCTAACAAGCGGGCTACTCTTATACCTCCTCAACCCAGCAGACCTGTTGCAATCGCAACCCCACAGCCAACCAGGCATATTACTATTACTGCTCCTGCTTCAAACGCTTCTTCTACTATTCCATCCCCTCAGTTCACCCCGAGACGTCACTCAATTTCATCAGAGGAGGTCATTGAAGATATTGAACCCGTCACGACACGACCTCAAACTCCAGATTCGTCCGTCGACAACGAGTCAATCCTGTCACCAGACTTGCCGGATGTTTCTAAATTGCTGTTCGAGTTACTTGGCCGCATTGCCGACGTCGATGTTGGCTCCCTTCGCAGCGACATGTCCATTTTTGACCTCGGCATCGATTCATTGATGGGAATGGAGGTTGCGGACGAGATCAGCAAAGTCTTCTCTATCAAAATCGGCGTGCGGGAATTTGAGAGTGCCCACAATGTCGGCGCTTTATGCAAACTCATTGCGGACCGAACAAGCGGCTTCTCTTACAATTCGGATGTTAGTTCAAGATCTCCATCTGATGTTCCAGATACGACTGGATCCAAGAACACAACACTAACTTCCGCGACGTCTAGCATGAAGCTTTCAGGGCATGAGGATCCACGGCCAACCAAGGAACTATCCACTGCAGCTCACAAAGCTTTCGACCTAATACGTGAAGAATTCGATGTCATTGCCCAAGAAACAGGATGTGACAAGTTCTGCTCAGAAATCCACCCTTCTCAAGCGAGCCTGATTGTTGCCTACATCACTGAGGCATTTGCCAAGCTTGGGTGCGACCTCTCCGCCATCAACGCCGGCCAGAAGATTCCGGATATACCCCACTTACCAAGAaacgagaagctcatggCTCAGTTAATGCGCGCTCTTCGGGATGATGGTCTCCTCACTCAAGTTCATAACGACTGGGTTCGTACGTCCAAAGCTGTGGCTCTTCAACCAACATCATCCGAGAGATATGACCGGATAATTGCTGAGTTTCCGCAATTTGCACCTGAACACAAGCTTCTCCACGTTGTTGGCTCCAAGTTGGATGAGTGTCTCTCTGGCGAGTTGGATCCACTTGTATTGCTTTTTGGTAGCCCGGAAAAGCGCAAGTTGATGGCAGACCAGTACCTCATCGCCCCCATACAGGCTTCTGTATCTCAGCAGCTTGTGAGCTTTATCAAGACATGTTTCGGCTCACAGACACTACGCCAGACTGTCCGGGTGCTGGAAATCGGAGGGGGCACCTGTGGGACTACTCTTCCCGCAGTCAACGCGTTTGCTCAGCTTGGCATCTCTGTCGAGTATACTTTTACGGAtatttcgtcttcttttaTTACAGCAGCTAAATCCAAACTACGAGAGCACACGTTTGTTAAATTCAGAACCCTTGACATAACGCAAGACCCTTCTGCGGATATAAAGGGCTATTTTGACATGATCATTGCGACAAACGTCATGCATGCAACTCCTGATGTTTGCAAGAGTTCATCGAATGCTCGCCAACTGCTACGCCCAGGTGGATTCCTCACTCTTGTGGAATACACTTGGAGGAATTACTATCTCCTTGATGTCATTTTTGGACAGTTAGATGGATGGTGGCTCTTCAATGATGGCAGAGACCATGCTACTATGGATGTGAGTGATTGGAAGAAAACCCTTCTTCGTGCCGGCTTCGGGGAAGTAGATTGGACAGAAGGACAGACTGAGGAGTCAAAGATCTGCAGGATCATATTAGCTTATTGA